A segment of the Sporomusaceae bacterium FL31 genome:
GCTGCAACGTCATGGCGTACCTATTTACACATCCCACTCTGTGAAAGCAGCGCACGGAAATCCTTGTCTTGAGGGTGTTACCATCTGTAAACTGGATCAAGACTGGCAGCCTGTTAAAGGCAGTGAGCAATATATTGAAGTTGACGGCCTATGCTTAGCTGTGGGATTAAGCCCATTAACTGAGTTATTATGGCAGGCAGGCTGTGAGATGAAATTTGTTAGTGAGCTTGGCGGCTATGTACCCCTGCGTGACGATAATTTAAAAACAACTCAGGATCACATTTTCGTAGCTGGAGATGTCTCCGGAGTGGAAGAAGCCTCTGCAGCCATGGTTGAAGGCAAGATTGCTGGTCTGCATGTTGCATCACTGCTCGGATACAAGAAGGATGATTTTAATGATGATTTGGAATTGTCGCGCGAGCAACTAACCGCTTTGCGTTCCGGGCCGGCTGGTGCGAAAATCTGCAGTGGATTGAGCAAAGTAATCATTAAGGAGGTTGGGTGATGAATAATCCAGTATCAGGTCAAGGGCCTACAGCTGTATTTGAGTGTTTGCAGCCTATTCCCTGTAATCCTTGTGCAGATGCTTGTCCGCGTGGCGCTATTACTGTGAAAGAGATTAATGATTGTCCAACTTTAGATAAAGAACGTTGTAATGGCTGTGGCATTTGTATGACCCATTGTCCGGGATTATCAATTTTTGTTATCGATCAGAACTATGGCCCAGATGTGGCTTTAGTGAAAATCCCCTATGAATTTTCACCTTTGCCAATGCAAGATGAACTGGTGGATGCATTAAATCGTCAAGGGGAGAATATAGGAACAGCTAAAGTCGTACGTGTTCAAAAATCACCTAACAAAACAAACATCATTTGGTTATCAGTACCCAGTGAATTATCGATGGATGTTCGTAACTTCCGGTTGAGAAAGGAGTAGCGCAATGAATACTAACGATACAATTATATGCCGTTGTGAAGACATTACTTTAGGAGAAATTCGCGCTCAAATTGCTCAGGGCAAACATACTTTAGAAGAAATAAAACGGGCTTGCCGCGCTGGAATGGGACCTTGCCAGGGGCGCACTTGTTCATTAATTATTGCCAATGAGATTGCCAAAGCAACTGGTAAGTCAATTGCCGATATTCCACTTTCTCAAGTACGGCCGCCAACAGCGCCGATTAAAATGGCTTCCTTACTGGGAGGGGATAAACATGATTAATGCAGCAGATGTCGTTGTAATCGGCGGCGGTGTTATTGGCTGTTCGACCGCCTATAATTTAGCCAAACTAGGAGCCGGAAAAGTCGTCGTTATTGAAAAAGGCTATCTAGCCAGTGGAGCAACAGGTCGTTGTGGGGCAGGAATGAGAATGCAATGGGGGACCGAGACTAACTGTCTGTTGTCGCGCGAGAGTGTAAAGATGCTGTCTAACTTGCCAGAACGTCTGGATGTTAATGTTGATATTGAGTTTACCCAAAATGGCTACTTATTACTGGCTTATGGTGATAAGATGGAAGATCAGTTTAAGAAAAATCTTACGTTGCAGCATTCTTTAGGTATTCCTTCACGGTGGGTTACACCGCAGGAAGCGTTGGAAATTGTTCCTTTTCTTAATACCAAGGATATGCGGGGAGCAACTTATTGTGCAGAAGACGGACATTGCAATCCATTTAAGGTTACAGAGGCATATGCTCAAGCTGCAAAAAATTTGCAAGTTGAAATCTATACCGATACAGAGGTAGAAGGCATTGTAACGAAAAATGGTCAGATCTTATCTGTACGTACGAATAAAGGTGATATCCATACCAATACAGTGGTAAATGCTGCTGGCGGTTATGCAAAAACAGTAGGCAGAATGGCAGGGATAGAATTGCCGATTTTTCCTGAGCGTCATGAGATTCTTGTTACTGAACCTGTCGATCCGACTATGGGGCCAATGGTAATGAGCTTCTATCATAACTTATATTGTCAGCAAAGTCCGCATGGCAGTTTCATTATGGGGATAGGTCATCCTAATGAGCCTGAAGGCTTTGATATTCGTTCCAGTTGGCAGTTTTTACGTGATATGGCTAATCGATTAGTTGATATACTGCCGCCGCTAGCAGGACTTAATGTGATTAGGCAATGGGCGGGATTATATGATATGTGTCCTGACCGTACTCCTATTCTAGGTAATAGTCCGCAATTAAAGCAGTTTTATACAGCTGCAGGTTTTAGCGGTCATGGGTTTATGATTTCTCCGATTACCGGCCAGCTTATGGCGGAAATGATTTTGGGTAAGCCGACAACTTTCCCAATACAAATGTTTGATGCCGGACGATTTGAACGCGGCGAACTGTTTGTAGAACCATCGGTTGTGTAAATGGCATTCCATTTGAATAACCGTAAAATAATTAAGCTGTGAAACATTTCCAGGATGTCAGTTGCTACGGCTTAAATCATTATATTTAAATTATGGCAAGGAGGATTTTTCGCATGAATAATGGATATTTTCAAATTAAACCACCAGTAAATGAGCCTGTTAAAGGGTACTTACCCGGTTCGCCTGAAAAAGCTGCTTTAAAAGCAGAACTTGAAAGACAACTCGCTAATCCGATTGAAGTACCAATTATTATTGGTGGCAAGGAAATTCGTTCAGGGAGCAAGGCTAAAATTATTTGCCCGCATGACCATCAAAAAGTTCTTGGTGAATATTATATTGCTGGAGAAAAAGAACTTCTTATGGCTATCGAAGCAGCAGAAGCTGCTAAAGAAGAATGGGAAAACATGCCATGGGAACATAGAGCTACTATTTTTCTGAAAGCCGCAGATTTGCTAACAACAAAATACAGAGCCAAATTAGCAGCTTCTTGCATGCTTGGCCAAAGTAAAAATGTTTATCAAGCTGAAATTGATGTCATTTGTGAGTTGGCAGATTTTCTTCGCTTTAATACACATTTTGTACAGGAGATTTATAAGCAACAGCCTAATAGTTCAGATGGCGTTTGGAATCGCGTAGAGTATCGTGCACTTGATGGCTTTGTAGCTGCAATTACGCCTTTTAACTTTACAGCAATCGGAGGCAATCTGTCCACGGCTCCAGCGATGGCTGGCAATACTGTTCTATGGAAACCATCATCCACAGCAGTCCTTTCCAATTACTATGTCATGCAAATTCTTATCGAAGCCGGCCTGCCTGCAGGTGTTATTAATTTTGTACCTTGCCGTGGTGTTGAGTTCGGTAAAAATGTAGTGAATCATCCTAAAATGGCAGGATTTCATTTTACAGGATCTACACGGGTGTTTAATGATATTTGGAATCAAGTCGGTCAAAATATTGATCAGTACATTACCTATCCCCGCCTTGTTGGTGAAACAGGTGGTAAAGACTTTATCTTTGCTCATGAATCAGCAGATGTTGAAGCACTTGCCTGCGCAATTGTGATGGGTGCATTTGAATATCAAGGACAAAAATGCTCAGCAGCATCTCGCGCTTACATTCCTGAAAGTCTGTGGGGACAACTCAACAAGCGTCTGATAGAACAAATTGGTAAAATTAAGATGGGAAGTGTTTGTGACTTTACTAATCTTATGAATGCTGTTATTGATCAGAATTCGTTCAACAACATCAAAACTTACCTTGATTATGCAAAGAACGCTGATGATGCTGAAATCATTATTGGCGGCGGATGCGATGATAGTGTGGGATACTTTGTTGAACCTACAGTGATTTTAGCCAAGACACCTACCTTTAAGACAATGGTCGAGGAAATCTTCGGACCGGTTATCACCATTTATGTATATCCAAATGATCAATTAGAAGAAACATTAACTGCCTGCGATACGGCAACTATTTACGGACTAACTGGTTCAGTATTTGCACAGGATCGCGCAGCTGTTATCAAAATTTCTAAGGCATTGGATCATGCGGCAGGTAATTTTTATATTAATGATAAGCCTACCGGAGCGGTCGTTGGGCAACAGCCATTTGGCGGCAGCCGTGCATCGGGTACAAATGATAAGGCTGGCAGTGCAATTAATTTATATCGCTGGATGAGCCAACGTTCGATAAAAGAAACCTTGGTTCCCCGTACTGTGGTCAACTATCCTTATATGATTGAAGAATAACGAATAAGCAGTCAGAAATTTCTCCAATCTTAATCTCTAACTCTCTCTATATAAACCGTCAGAATTGGCGGTTTATTTTTTATGGCGCTCATAGCAGTAAATGATTGGATATAAAAAGATTAATGGCTGGTACTACTAATGTCACTAGGTAATTTCATGAAAGCTGAATGTCAATATTTTTTTATGTTAAGGATATGCTATTAGAGGAAAATAATGTTTATTCGCGAATACTATCCATATCATGGAGGTTTATATATGTCTATTGCACAAAACTTAGCTCAAATCAGGAAAAATATTGATTTAGCAGTTAAACGAACCGCAGTGGAACGTCCTGGTCAGCAGGTAAAGTTAATTGCAGTAACTAAAAATCAGGAGATATCGGCTATTCGCCAAGTTATTGACAATGGGGTCACTGTCATAGGAGAAAACCGGGTTCAGGAGGTATTACAGAAGCTTCCTGGATTGGAAAGAACTGTTGAGTGTCATTTAATTGGTCATCTTCAAACAAATAAAGTGCGGCAAATCGTTCCATTTGCTGATTTAATTCATTCGGTTGACAGTCAACAGCTTGCTTTAGAGATAGACCGAATTGCCAGTAAACTGGGGAAGTATCAGGACATTCTGATTCAGGTGAATGTTGCTGGGGAAGTCAGCAAATTTGGCATTGAACCGGATGATTGTTTAGATCTAGCCCGATTTATCAGTGGTTTAGAGCATGTACGCCTTTGTGGTTTAATGACTATAGCCCCTCATTATGAAGATCCTGAACTGGTAAGACCAATTTTTAAGAAATTACACAAGTTGTTTATGGAATTATCTGCAATGAATTTAAATAACACAAATATTACATGGTTATCAATGGGAATGACCAGCGATTATATAATAGCTATTGAAGAGGGTGCCAATATGGTACGGGTTGGTACTGGAATATTCGGTGCGCGTCAATATAAATAGGGAGGAATCAACGATGAAATTTATGGAGAAAGTATGGGGCAGTTTAGGGTTGTTTGAACAAGTTGACACTGAAACAGAACAACAAATTAAACCTGAAGAAATACCGGAGCCTAAAAGCCGGAAATCAAGCAATTTAGTGAATTTACCAACTGCAGCTGTGCCAAAGCAAATTAAAGTCATGGTCGTTGAGCCGTTTACATTTGATGATGCTCAGCATGTGGCAGATCATTTGAAAAATCGTAAACCGGTTGTAGTTAATTTTGAAAACACTGACAAAGAAGTCGCAAAAAGGATGATCGATTTTATTAGTGGTACTACCTATGCATTAGGTGGATCAATTCAAAAAGTCGGTAATAATATTTTTCTGTGTGCGCCAAATAATGTCGATATTTCATATAGCTCACAGGAAGAAGGCATGGACAAGGCTTTTATGCCTTGGGCACAAAAGTAAACAACAGGAGGAAGCAGATTGCAAGATAAGAAAATTGGCTTTATTGGCGGCGGAGCTATGGCCGAGGCGCTGATACGCGGGATTATCAATACCGGCTTAATCCAAAGGCAGCAGATTGTTGTCAGTGATATTGCACCCGAACGACGTGACTACTTGACACAAACTTATACAATTTCAACTTTGGCTGATGTCAACGCAGTAGCAAAGAATGCGGATATCCTTTTTCTAGCCGTAAAGCCACAAGTGGTTAAAGCGGTCATGGAACAAATTAGTGGGCAGGTTTCCACCAAGACAATTGTTGTTTCTGTTGTGGCGGGCCTGACACTGGCGGCAATGCAAGCAAAATTTCCCGGTTGTGCCATTATTCGAGTTATGCCAAATACACCTATTGCAGTTGGTGCTGGAATGTCGGCATTAGCGTTAGGAAAGCTTGCTACTCAGCAAGACAGTGAATTAGTTTCGCAGATTTTTTCGGCAGCTGGGACAGTTGTGACTGTTGGTGAGGAACTCATGGATGCAGTTACTGGACTTTCCGGAAGTGGCCCAGGATATGGTTTTGTTATCATTGATGCTTTAACTGATGCCGGAGTACGGGTTGGTTTATCACGGCAAACTGCATTGGTTTTAGCTGCTCAGACTCTTTTGGGGGCTGCTAAAATGGTCTTGGAAACAGGAGAGCATCCAGCTAAATTACGGGATATGGTTACATCGCCTGGAGGCACTGCTATTACAGGTATTCACGTTTTAGAGCAAAGCGGATTACGGGCAGCTCTAATTGATGCTGTTGTTGCAGCAACTAAACGGTCTCAGGAGATGGGGAAGAAATAGATGAGTGAGCGGGAAAAAATACTGCGTTATTATCGATCAAGTGGAGAAGAGCATGTGGCGGCTAAGTTACTGGATGCTGCTGAAGGAGTACAACGCAATCGTAAATATAAGGTTACTGAGTTTCTTGATCCTTATGGATATACAATTGCTGAAACAGTTGCCGCTCATTATGACCAGATCGAATTACAGGCAAGTGGGGGTTATCTTGGTGCTGAAAGACAAAAGGTTGCGTTCGTTCATCCCGAATTTCGAGGGGTAACGGACTTTATGCTGGCAGCGCTTAAATTTAGCTGGGACTCACGGTATTATCAGCTAGCTCATCGTGATGTGCTGGGAGCTGTTTTGGGATTAGGAATTAAGCGAGAAACAATCGGTGATATTATTATGATGGGTGACAGTGCTCAAATCATTGTTGATACTGCCATTGCTTCATTCATTGAAAAAAATATCACACAAATCGGTGCTGCAGCGATTTCTGTAGTGCCAGCACTATTGGAAGAGATTGCACCAAGAGAAGAAAGAGTTAAAGAATTAAAGACCACCGTAGCGTCACTCCGGCTGGATGTTATTGCTGCAGCAGGTTTTGGAGTTTCACGAAGCAAGATGGCTGACGAAATTGCTGCAGACAAAGTGAAAGTTAACTGGCAACAGGCCAAGAGCAGTTCCCAGGCAATGAAACAAGGTGATATCATTTCAATGCGCGGCCGGGGACGGGTTGAAATATGCGAAATCCTGGGTCAGACCAAGAAAGGCCGGACCAGTATTTTTCTCAAGCGGTTCATTTAAGAAGAAAGATGGAGGTGCTGTATGCTTACGCCTTTAGATATTCATAACAAAGAATTTAAAAGAAGTTTTCGCGGATATAATGAGGATGAAGTTGATGAGTTCTTAGATCGAGTTGTGAAAGATTATGAGCAATTATATCGGGAGAACTTGGATTTAAAGGAAACAATTGATCGTCTTAATAGTAAGTTAGATCACTTCCAACATATGGAAAATACACTGCATAATACCTTGGTTATTGCCCAAGAAACAGCAGAAGAAGTAAAGCTTAATGCTAAAAAAGAAACTGAACTCATGATTAAAGAAGCAGAAGTTCGTTCACAACGCCTTATTGATGAAGCCATGTCCAAGGTTCGCCGCATGACTGGCGAATATGAAGAATTACAGAAACAAGCCCAAATTTATCGAACTCGCATGAGAACTTTAGTGCAGGCACAGCTAGAGATGTTAAAATCTTCAGAAGATGATGAGAACTAAGCTTGAAAACGTCAGAACTAGAGATTAAAGAATTGGCTGGAGCAATTACCATAAAGGTGAGGGTTCAACCAAGAGCAAGCCGTAATATGATTGCTGGGAATTATGCGGATAGCTTAAAAGTAGTATTAACATCTCCACCTGTTGATGGTGAGGCAAATCAAGCTTGTATTGATTTTTTTGCTGAATTTATGGAAATACCTAAGAAGGCAGTGAGCATTGTTGCTGGTCATAAAAACCGCAATAAAATTGTTCGAATTGACGGTTTAGATAAAGCTTGTCTGATTAGTCGGTTAGAAAAATTGCCAGATTAAGTAAGATTTAATTAATTATTTGATCCTTGTATTGTATTTTTAGTTTACTAATAGAAGTTTCGTGTTAAATTAACTAAATAATTTGTCCATATTGGCCGAATTATTTGACTAAGTATTGCTAATTTTGTATAATACTTTTAGCAATTACAAAGTTTATTAAGTAATGATGGAGACAGTAGTCATTGTGATCTTCACAGCGAGTTAGGGATGGTGTAAGCCTAACAAAATAACTTTGACAAAAATCACTCCTGAACTGCAAATCGAAGCTCTAGTAGATTCTGCCGTTTGACGGGCGTTAACCGTTACTAAAGTGACCAAACTGGTCATTAGGGTGGTACCACGGGAAATAACCTCTCGTCCCTTTGGGATGAAGAGGTTTTTTATTTTTGGAGGTGTTTTTTTTGGATTATAGTAAGACGCTTAATTTACCCAATACCGATTTTCCAATGCGCGGAAATTTGCCTGAGCGTGAACCGCAAACTCTGAAATATTGGCAGAATAACAAGATCTACGAAAAAAGGGTTGCACAGGCCAATGGGAAAGAAAAATTCATTTTGCATGATGGCCCGCCTTATGCGAATGGCAATATTCATATTGGTACAGCATTAAATAAAATATTAAAAGACATCGTAGTAAAATATAAATCGTTATGCGGATATGATGCGCCCTATGTACCTGGCTGGGATACTCATGGTTTGCCAATTGAACATGCAGCAATTAAAATTTTAGGTCTTAATCGGCACGAGTTAAATCCTTTAGATTTACGCCGTGAATGCAAACAATATGCACTAAAATGTTTAGATATGCAGCGAGAGGATTTTAAACGGTTAGGTGTTAACGGTGATTGGGATAATCCATATATCACTCTGAAGCCCGAATACGAAGCCAAGCAAATCGAAGTTTTTGGTGAAATGGCTAAGAAAGGTTATATCTACAAGGGTTTAAAAACGGTGTATTGGTGCACCTCTTGTGAGACTGCACTGGCTGAAGCCGAAATTGAATATGCTGAGAAAAAATCTCATGCGATTTTTGTTAAGTTTCCTTTGATTGATGATAAAGGTAATTTGCCTGTAGGAATTAGCCCTGAAAACGTTTTTGCCGTAATCTGGACGACGACTCCCTGGACTTTGCCAGCTAATGTGGCTATAGCGGTTAATCCTGAGCTTGAGTATGCTTGGGTAGAAGCCAATGGCGAAATTTATCTTATGGCTGAAGGGTTAATGGCATCAGTGGCCAAGGAAACGGGTTTAGAGAGTCTTAAAGTTTTGGCTACAGTAAAAGGAACAGATCTTGAAGGAATGCTCTTTGCTCATCCCTTTATGGATAGAGAATCAACTGTTGTTTTAGCCGATTATGTTACATTAGAGCAAGGTACTGGCTGTGTTCATACTGCACCTGGCCATGGTCAAGAGGATTTTGAAACAGGAATAAAATATAAGCTGCAAATACTTAACCCAGTAGATGGCGCTGGTCGGTTTACTAAAGAAGCTGGGAAATTTCAAGGATTGGCTGTTCATGATGCAAATGTTCCGATTATTAAAGAACTTGCTGAACGTACCTTGCTTTTAGGAAAAGGATCAATCAAGCATCAATATGCTCACTGCTGGCGGTGCAAAAGTCCGATTATTTATCGTGCGACAGAGCAATGGTTTGCTTCAATAGACGGTTTTAGGGAACAAGCTTTACAGGCAATTGCTAAATCAAATTGGATTCCAGCCTGGGGCGAGGATCGAATTCGCAATATGGTTGCTGACCGCCATGATTGGTGCATTTCGCGTCAAAGAGTCTGGGGAGTACCGATTCCAATTTTCTACTGCACTAGCTGCAATGAACATATCATTAATGATACAACTATTGGTGCGATTAAAGAACTATTTGCTCAATTTGGCTCAGATATCTGGTGGGCTAAAAGTGCCGGGGAGATATTGCCTGCAGATTTTTCTTGTCCACATTGTGGACATAAAGATTTCCGCAAGGAAACCGATATTATGGATGTTTGGTTTGACAGTGGTTCCAGCCATGCTTCAGTTCTTGAACAACGTAAGGAACTTCAATGGCCGGCTGATTTATATTTAGAGGGCAGTGATCAGCATCGCGGCTGGTTTCAGTCATCCTTGCTAACATCAGTTGCAACTAAAGGAACAGCTCCATATAAAGCTGTTTTGACACATGGCTTTGTTGTAGACGGTGAAGGCCGTAAGATGTCTAAGTCAATAGGAAATACTATTTACCCTCAGGATGTTATTAAAAAGTATGGTGCGGATATATTACGTTTATGGGTTGCATCTGCTGATTATCAGGCTGACATTCGAATATCAAATGATATTCTTAAGCAAATGTCTGAAGTCTACAGGAAAATTCGTAATACGTTCCGCTATATATTAGGTAATATTCACGACTTTAATCCTGCTGCTGATAAAATAGCCTATGCACAGTTGCTTGAAATCGATCGGTGGGCACTCTTGCGCTTAGAACAGGTGAGAGAACGGGTAACGAAAGCTTATGAAAGTTATGAGTTTCATTTGCTTTACCATACCATTCATAATTTCTGTGCCATTGATCTAAGCTCTATCTACCTTGATATTTTGAAGGATAGAATTTATACATCCTTGCCTGATTCTATCGAGCGCCGCTCTGCGCAAACTGTTATGCATGAAATACTAACTACTTTGGTAACTCTAGTGGCTCCAGTATTGACTTTTTCGTCTGAGGAAGTATGGCAGTATATGCCGAAAGAGCCAGGATTACCGGAAAGTGTTCAGCTGGCTGTGTGGCCTGCTGCTCACCCTGAATATCTTGACACAAAGCTTGAAGCAAAATGGAACCAGATATTAACCGTACGTGGTGAAATAACCAAAGCCCTGGAAACAGCAAGGCGCAATAAAGTTATTGGCCATTCACTGGATGCTACAGTTCATGTTTATGCTAACCATGCCGAATATGAATTATTAGATTCTATTCGTCAAGATTTAGCGACAATATTAATTGTTTCTGAAGTGAAACTATTTGAAAATACTACATCTGCACCAGCCGATGCTTATCAAGCCGAGGGTCTGAGCTTGGCAGTTACAGTATCACCGGCGACAGGTGAGAAATGTGAACGTTGTTGGATTCATGGCGATACGATTGGTGCCAATAAAGAACATGAAAAATTATGTTCACGTTGTGCCAGCGTAGTTGAAAAATTATAAGTAGTTTTATTAAACCGGGTATGATAACCCGGTTTTTTTTTATTTTACTGGAGATAATAGAAAATGGAGGAATGCCTATGGAAAGACTTACAAAAGAGGAGTTTATCGGAGCTCAGGCTCAACGTTTAGTACATCATCTTGAATCTATGAAAATAGCAGAATATGTGGAACTTTTGCAACGGCCTGCAAGATTAATTTTTATAAATTTTGTTGCCGGATTGGCTCGAGGATTAGGCATTGCTATTGGTGCCACATTGATCTTTGCTTTAATGGTCGAGTTTCTCCGCCGGCTTATTATGTTAAATATTCCGGGAATAGGAAGCTTTATTGCAGAGATTGTACAGATCGTTGAGCTGAAAAATGGTAAGTTTTAGACTCATAATCTCTAAATATAAAAGGAGTTGTAAGGATGACAAAAGATATTTTTGATTGCATGCGAGAAAGTCATACAGTGCGGAACTTTAAACAGCAAGAAATTGCTGATGCGACTTTAACACGGATATTAGAAGCAGGCTGCTGGGCTCCTAGTGCTGGCAATTTACAACCTTGGTATTTTTATGTAGTAAAGAATCAACAAGTAAAAGATAAAATTGCTGAAGTTTGCTACGAACAGCAGCAGGTACAGGAAGCTCCAGTTAGTGTCGTCATTATGGCCGATCCTTCGCGTTCTAATGATCAATATGGCGAGCGAGGAGCACAATTATATTGTTTACAAGATACTGCGGCAGCAGCTGAGAATATGATTTTGGCAGCCGATGCACTGGGGATTAGCAGTTGCTGGGTTGGGGCCTTTGATGAGCGTCAAGTACAACAAGCGGTTGAAGCTCCGCCGCGATTGAGAGCAGTAGCGATTATTTGCTTAGGATATAGTGATGAACAGATAAAAAAATCCAAAGAGCGCTACAGAGTAGCTGAGGTAACTAAGATTATTCATTAGGAGGCTTATCTTGAATTCAGAAACTCTAACCAAATTTAAACATAGACTTGAGAGCGAAGAAAAGCGATTGCAATTACAAATAAGCAAAATAGAATCGTCAGGACTTGGTGAGGCGATGCAAGGTTCTTTGGGAGAGTTGTCTGTTTACGATAACCATCCGGCTGATATTGGCGATGAGTTATTCGAGCGCAGCAAGGATATTGCATTGCGAGACAATGAAAATATATTATTAGAAGATGTAAAAACAGCATTAAATAAAATTCAGAATCATAGCTACGGCTTTTGTGACAAGTGTGGGCAGGAAATTGCCAGTGAAAGATTAGAAGCAATACCTTGGGCCAGTCAGTGTCTAAAATGTCAGCAAGAGACTGAAAGTACAGATGTCACTGCGCCAAGACCCATTGAAGAAGATTTGCTGAATCCGCCTTTTAAACGGAATTTCTTGGATTCGGACTCGCGTGATTTCGTTGGATTTGATGGTGAAGATTCATTGCAAAGCGTTTTGCGTTACGGAAGCTCAGATTCACCACAAGATATACCTGGTGCCAACAATTATAAAAAACTTTTCCCTAATAGTGATGAACATCAAGGCCTTGTTGAATGGACAGACGCTATACCTGCAGAAGATAGCCGACAAGATGAAAAAACAAAAAAAGCCGAGCGCTAAGCGGCTCGGCTTTTCTCTGTTTAGGCTAAATATGTATTTGCTGATACAACTTTTGCACAACACGTCTTGCAGATGTATAAGTATAATATAGGCGATGGAGCAGTTCCGATGTCATGACTTTGAGAATATTGATGTATGGCCTGACTTCAGCATAAGGAGGTGGCTTAATGACATATTTGCCAACAAAAAATACTGCTTTTGTAAAATTAGGTGTGTTGGCTTTAGTTATCGCTGCCTACTATTTTATTCCCGGTATTCAAGACTTTATTCATACTGGAACTAGGTCTCTGAAAAATCACGAATTTAATGCGTTAAGGGAATTTGTGTTATCCTATGGTGTATTGGCGCCTGTAACCAGTATCGTTTTGATGGCAATGCAGTCATTGGTTCCTTTTGTACCAGGATTAGTGATAACGGTGACAAATGCTTGGATTTTTGGTTGGCAATATGGAGCGCTGTACTCGTGGATTG
Coding sequences within it:
- a CDS encoding pyridine nucleotide-disulfide oxidoreductase: MNTNDTIICRCEDITLGEIRAQIAQGKHTLEEIKRACRAGMGPCQGRTCSLIIANEIAKATGKSIADIPLSQVRPPTAPIKMASLLGGDKHD
- the soxB gene encoding sarcosine oxidase subunit beta translates to MINAADVVVIGGGVIGCSTAYNLAKLGAGKVVVIEKGYLASGATGRCGAGMRMQWGTETNCLLSRESVKMLSNLPERLDVNVDIEFTQNGYLLLAYGDKMEDQFKKNLTLQHSLGIPSRWVTPQEALEIVPFLNTKDMRGATYCAEDGHCNPFKVTEAYAQAAKNLQVEIYTDTEVEGIVTKNGQILSVRTNKGDIHTNTVVNAAGGYAKTVGRMAGIELPIFPERHEILVTEPVDPTMGPMVMSFYHNLYCQQSPHGSFIMGIGHPNEPEGFDIRSSWQFLRDMANRLVDILPPLAGLNVIRQWAGLYDMCPDRTPILGNSPQLKQFYTAAGFSGHGFMISPITGQLMAEMILGKPTTFPIQMFDAGRFERGELFVEPSVV
- the putC gene encoding 1-pyrroline-5-carboxylate dehydrogenase 2 — translated: MNNGYFQIKPPVNEPVKGYLPGSPEKAALKAELERQLANPIEVPIIIGGKEIRSGSKAKIICPHDHQKVLGEYYIAGEKELLMAIEAAEAAKEEWENMPWEHRATIFLKAADLLTTKYRAKLAASCMLGQSKNVYQAEIDVICELADFLRFNTHFVQEIYKQQPNSSDGVWNRVEYRALDGFVAAITPFNFTAIGGNLSTAPAMAGNTVLWKPSSTAVLSNYYVMQILIEAGLPAGVINFVPCRGVEFGKNVVNHPKMAGFHFTGSTRVFNDIWNQVGQNIDQYITYPRLVGETGGKDFIFAHESADVEALACAIVMGAFEYQGQKCSAASRAYIPESLWGQLNKRLIEQIGKIKMGSVCDFTNLMNAVIDQNSFNNIKTYLDYAKNADDAEIIIGGGCDDSVGYFVEPTVILAKTPTFKTMVEEIFGPVITIYVYPNDQLEETLTACDTATIYGLTGSVFAQDRAAVIKISKALDHAAGNFYINDKPTGAVVGQQPFGGSRASGTNDKAGSAINLYRWMSQRSIKETLVPRTVVNYPYMIEE
- a CDS encoding YggS family pyridoxal phosphate enzyme; its protein translation is MFIREYYPYHGGLYMSIAQNLAQIRKNIDLAVKRTAVERPGQQVKLIAVTKNQEISAIRQVIDNGVTVIGENRVQEVLQKLPGLERTVECHLIGHLQTNKVRQIVPFADLIHSVDSQQLALEIDRIASKLGKYQDILIQVNVAGEVSKFGIEPDDCLDLARFISGLEHVRLCGLMTIAPHYEDPELVRPIFKKLHKLFMELSAMNLNNTNITWLSMGMTSDYIIAIEEGANMVRVGTGIFGARQYK
- the sepF_2 gene encoding cell division protein SepF; this translates as MKFMEKVWGSLGLFEQVDTETEQQIKPEEIPEPKSRKSSNLVNLPTAAVPKQIKVMVVEPFTFDDAQHVADHLKNRKPVVVNFENTDKEVAKRMIDFISGTTYALGGSIQKVGNNIFLCAPNNVDISYSSQEEGMDKAFMPWAQK
- the proC gene encoding pyrroline-5-carboxylate reductase, whose translation is MQDKKIGFIGGGAMAEALIRGIINTGLIQRQQIVVSDIAPERRDYLTQTYTISTLADVNAVAKNADILFLAVKPQVVKAVMEQISGQVSTKTIVVSVVAGLTLAAMQAKFPGCAIIRVMPNTPIAVGAGMSALALGKLATQQDSELVSQIFSAAGTVVTVGEELMDAVTGLSGSGPGYGFVIIDALTDAGVRVGLSRQTALVLAAQTLLGAAKMVLETGEHPAKLRDMVTSPGGTAITGIHVLEQSGLRAALIDAVVAATKRSQEMGKK
- a CDS encoding RNA-binding cell division protein, which codes for MSEREKILRYYRSSGEEHVAAKLLDAAEGVQRNRKYKVTEFLDPYGYTIAETVAAHYDQIELQASGGYLGAERQKVAFVHPEFRGVTDFMLAALKFSWDSRYYQLAHRDVLGAVLGLGIKRETIGDIIMMGDSAQIIVDTAIASFIEKNITQIGAAAISVVPALLEEIAPREERVKELKTTVASLRLDVIAAAGFGVSRSKMADEIAADKVKVNWQQAKSSSQAMKQGDIISMRGRGRVEICEILGQTKKGRTSIFLKRFI
- the divIVA gene encoding septum formation initiator — its product is MLTPLDIHNKEFKRSFRGYNEDEVDEFLDRVVKDYEQLYRENLDLKETIDRLNSKLDHFQHMENTLHNTLVIAQETAEEVKLNAKKETELMIKEAEVRSQRLIDEAMSKVRRMTGEYEELQKQAQIYRTRMRTLVQAQLEMLKSSEDDEN